The proteins below come from a single Blastocatellia bacterium genomic window:
- a CDS encoding acyl--CoA ligase, producing the protein MSTVNQSETIRDLLERGQPAKVALVVAGAGVSITYDQLRRQVDELSAMFNRLGLGRDDRIAMALPNGLEALIAFLAAAHAATAAPLNPAYKRDEFAFYLQDTRAKALIVQPQGADEALAAADEGIIILRAQVGTEGRLQVVSSGRIGVEREPAQPHPEETALVLHTSGTTSRPKCVPLSHTNLIASARQIAQTYQLSSEDVSFCVMPLYHVHGLVGSTLAALWAGGTVVIVPRFNALSFWSTVRQYGVTWFSAVPTIHQLLLSRVKPGTRPAGAEQLRFIRSSSAPLPPAMMAQMEESFGVPVVEAYGMTEAAHQMTSNPLPPGRRKPGSVGPGTGVSIAILDDQGHHLPLGTTGAVAVKGPNVFRGYENNPEANAESFTDGWFRTGDEGWLDSDGYLTLVGRTKEMINRGGEKISPREIDEVLLMHPAVAEAVTFAVPDQVYGEEVAAAVVLKASATPAQLLAHCRSVLADFKCPKVIHLVDAIPRTAATGKVQRRVVAAEIARRMQQQGGS; encoded by the coding sequence ATGAGCACAGTGAACCAGTCGGAAACGATTCGCGATTTGTTGGAGCGCGGCCAGCCGGCGAAGGTCGCCCTAGTCGTTGCCGGCGCTGGTGTCTCGATCACCTATGACCAGTTGCGCCGGCAGGTAGATGAGCTGAGCGCAATGTTCAATCGTCTGGGCCTTGGCCGTGATGATCGCATCGCCATGGCGCTGCCCAACGGATTGGAGGCGCTTATTGCTTTTCTGGCCGCAGCCCATGCAGCCACAGCCGCGCCGCTCAATCCTGCCTATAAGCGCGATGAGTTCGCGTTCTATCTTCAAGACACGCGGGCCAAGGCGCTGATTGTGCAGCCGCAGGGCGCTGATGAGGCGCTGGCCGCCGCCGATGAAGGCATCATCATTCTGCGTGCTCAGGTGGGCACTGAAGGGCGCCTCCAGGTCGTTTCATCGGGACGAATCGGAGTAGAACGAGAGCCGGCGCAACCGCATCCTGAAGAGACAGCGCTCGTGCTGCATACCAGCGGGACAACCAGCCGGCCCAAGTGCGTGCCGCTGTCGCATACGAACTTGATTGCGTCGGCGCGACAGATTGCACAGACTTACCAATTGTCGTCTGAGGATGTCTCCTTCTGTGTGATGCCGCTTTATCACGTGCACGGCCTGGTCGGTTCAACGCTCGCTGCGCTCTGGGCAGGGGGCACGGTGGTGATTGTGCCGCGATTTAATGCTTTGTCATTTTGGTCAACCGTTCGGCAGTATGGTGTGACGTGGTTCTCTGCTGTGCCGACCATTCATCAATTGCTACTATCGCGCGTCAAGCCAGGGACGCGGCCCGCCGGCGCCGAACAGTTGCGCTTCATTCGTTCATCCAGCGCGCCGTTACCGCCGGCGATGATGGCGCAGATGGAAGAGAGCTTCGGTGTGCCTGTGGTGGAGGCCTATGGGATGACCGAAGCGGCTCATCAGATGACCTCCAATCCGCTGCCGCCGGGCCGCCGCAAGCCTGGTTCCGTAGGGCCTGGAACAGGCGTCAGCATTGCTATTCTGGACGATCAAGGACATCATCTGCCGCTGGGGACCACAGGCGCTGTGGCCGTCAAAGGGCCAAATGTCTTCCGCGGCTATGAAAATAATCCAGAGGCAAATGCCGAATCATTCACCGACGGTTGGTTTCGCACAGGCGATGAAGGTTGGTTGGACAGCGACGGGTATCTGACGTTAGTTGGGCGCACCAAAGAAATGATCAACCGTGGCGGAGAAAAGATTTCGCCCCGCGAGATTGATGAAGTGCTCCTGATGCATCCGGCGGTCGCCGAGGCGGTGACGTTCGCCGTGCCGGATCAGGTCTACGGCGAGGAAGTGGCTGCCGCCGTCGTGCTCAAAGCGTCAGCGACGCCAGCCCAGTTGCTGGCGCATTGCCGGTCGGTGCTGGCCGATTTCAAATGTCCGAAAGTGATCCATCTGGTTGATGCCATTCCGCGCACAGCCGCTACCGGCAAGGTGCAGCGGCGCGTGGTTGCCGCCGAGATTGCTCGACGGATGCAACAACAAGGAGGCTCATGA